The DNA sequence TCCGCCTGTTGCCAGCATTGGATCGATCACGATCAATTCGCGCTCAGCGACGTCAGATGGCAGCTTGACATAGTACTCGATTGGCTGCAAAGTTTCCGGATCGCGATACAGACCGACGTGGCCTACCTTCGCAGCAGGAATCAGCTTCAAAAGTCCGTCAACCATACCGAGACCAGCGCGCAAAATCGGTACCAGACCTACTTTTTTCCCTGCGATCACATTGGACTTGCAGGTAGCCACTGGTGTTTCAATCGTGGTCTCCTCCAAAGGCATGTCGCGGGTAATTTCATAGCCCATCAATGTGGCAACTTCGTCCACCAATTCGCGGAATTCCTTGGTCCCCGTATTCTTGTCACGGATATAAGTTACTTTATGCTGGATCAGCGGATGGTCAAACACGTATACACGGCTCATCATCGTTCCTCCGTTTCCCTATCAATACATCCTTCTCATCATAGCGAAGGAGTGTCCTGCCGTCAATTTGCCCAATCTTCGTTCTTTTTTTGTTCACTTTCTAGCTGGCTATGTAAAAAAAACAGACCCACTAAGGGTCTGTTTTCGAACATGGTAAAACTTAGATTTCCAATCCTTCGTACATCGGGTAGCGTTGGCACAGAGCCGCAACGCGCTGGCGTGCTTCTTCGTGTTTCGCTGCGTCTTCTGGGTTTTTCAGAGTCAGCGCGATGATTGCCGCTACTTCTTTCATGGCTTCTTCATCAAAGCCACGGCTAGTGACCGCTGGAGTACCCATGCGAACACCGCTGGTTACGAACGGGCTTTCGGAATCGTAAGGAATGGTGTTTTTGTTAGTCGTAATGCTGACTTCATCTAACAGATGCTCAGCTACTTTACCAGTCAAGCCGATTTTGCTCACGTCGACCAGCACCAGGTGGTTATCGGTACCATCAGATACGAGCGTCAGGCCTTCTGCTTTTAGTGCTTCAGCAAAAGCTTTTGCATTACTCACAATGCGAGCTGCGTAGTCTTTGAAGTCAGGTTGCAGCGCTTCGCCAAAGGAAACAGCTTTTGCAGCAATCACGTGCATCAATGGTCCACCTTGTACGCCAGGGAATACGGATTTATCGATCGCTTTCGCAAATTCTTCTTTGCAAAGGATCAAACCGCCACGTGGTCCGCGCAAGGTTTTGTGAGTAGTAGAAGTAACGAAGTGTGCGTGTGGCACTGGGTTTGGATGCAGACCTGCTGCTACCAGACCAGCGATGTGCGCCATGTCTACCATGAAGTATGCGCCCACTTCATCCGCGATTTCACGGAATTTCGCAAAGTCGATCGTACGTGGATACGCACTCGCACCAGCTACGATCAATTTTGGCTTGTGTTCCAGAGCTTTGGCACGAACGTCTTCGTAAT is a window from the Brevibacillus choshinensis genome containing:
- a CDS encoding serine hydroxymethyltransferase — encoded protein: MLDFLRKQDPQVLEAIQLELGRQRDKIELIASENFVSRAVMEAMGTVLTNKYAEGYPGRRYYGGCEYVDIAENIARDRVKELFGAEHANVQPHSGAQANMAVYFTILKPGDTVLGMNLSHGGHLTHGSPVNFSGTLYNFVEYGVDQESHLINYEDVRAKALEHKPKLIVAGASAYPRTIDFAKFREIADEVGAYFMVDMAHIAGLVAAGLHPNPVPHAHFVTSTTHKTLRGPRGGLILCKEEFAKAIDKSVFPGVQGGPLMHVIAAKAVSFGEALQPDFKDYAARIVSNAKAFAEALKAEGLTLVSDGTDNHLVLVDVSKIGLTGKVAEHLLDEVSITTNKNTIPYDSESPFVTSGVRMGTPAVTSRGFDEEAMKEVAAIIALTLKNPEDAAKHEEARQRVAALCQRYPMYEGLEI
- the upp gene encoding uracil phosphoribosyltransferase encodes the protein MSRVYVFDHPLIQHKVTYIRDKNTGTKEFRELVDEVATLMGYEITRDMPLEETTIETPVATCKSNVIAGKKVGLVPILRAGLGMVDGLLKLIPAAKVGHVGLYRDPETLQPIEYYVKLPSDVAERELIVIDPMLATGGSAVAAIAALKKRGAKNMKLMCLIAAPEGIKMVQDEHPDVDIFVAAIDEYLNDHGYIVPGLGDAGDRLYGTK